A stretch of the Dyella telluris genome encodes the following:
- a CDS encoding LacI family DNA-binding transcriptional regulator has product MRGGTPLCRALGDDVSTKKATIKDVAREAKVSIASVSRVLNGLGGVTAETQDAVRKAVARLHYVPDSAARSLITGRTHTIGAVLPDLYGEFFSELIRGIDLAARARGLHLLVSSSHDGVEDAAAAVRTMRGRVDGMIILSQFVDGDFLEQNMPADLPAVLLDSPVDDPRYPSINLDNVAGAQAMVKHLLDIGHASVAFINGPAGNFDAQEREKGYRAAMRQFAPKVPLNIVAGEFTEESGYRAGRELLAQPVRPRAVFAANDMMAVGCLYAFKEAGIRVPEDIALAGFDDILIARYVTPSLSTVSVSIADLGRRALLLLTELMEGKGPIGGPHTRTLPCDVVARESCGAKGTNNVASKHPPALV; this is encoded by the coding sequence ATGCGCGGAGGAACGCCTCTGTGCCGCGCCTTGGGAGACGACGTGAGCACCAAGAAGGCCACCATCAAAGATGTGGCGCGCGAGGCGAAGGTCTCGATCGCGTCGGTCTCGCGTGTGCTCAACGGCCTGGGCGGTGTCACCGCGGAAACGCAGGACGCCGTGCGCAAGGCGGTGGCCCGCTTGCACTATGTACCCGACAGCGCCGCGCGCAGCCTGATCACCGGCCGCACCCACACCATCGGCGCGGTGCTGCCGGATCTCTACGGTGAGTTCTTCTCGGAGCTGATCCGCGGCATCGACCTGGCGGCGCGCGCGCGCGGCCTGCATCTGCTGGTTTCCAGCTCCCACGATGGCGTGGAAGACGCTGCCGCTGCGGTGCGCACCATGCGTGGCCGCGTGGACGGCATGATCATCCTTTCGCAGTTCGTCGATGGCGACTTCCTCGAGCAGAACATGCCGGCCGACTTGCCGGCGGTGCTGCTGGACAGCCCGGTCGATGACCCGCGCTATCCGTCGATCAACCTCGACAACGTGGCGGGCGCACAGGCGATGGTGAAGCACCTGCTGGACATCGGCCATGCATCGGTGGCGTTCATCAATGGCCCGGCCGGTAACTTCGACGCGCAGGAACGCGAAAAGGGTTACCGCGCCGCCATGCGCCAGTTCGCACCCAAGGTGCCGCTCAACATCGTGGCTGGCGAATTCACCGAAGAATCGGGCTATCGCGCCGGCCGCGAACTGCTTGCGCAGCCGGTGCGTCCGCGTGCCGTGTTCGCCGCCAACGACATGATGGCGGTGGGTTGCCTCTACGCCTTCAAGGAAGCCGGCATCCGCGTGCCGGAAGACATCGCCCTGGCCGGCTTCGACGACATTCTCATCGCACGGTACGTCACGCCTTCGCTCAGTACCGTGAGCGTCAGCATCGCGGACCTGGGCAGGCGTGCTCTGCTCCTGCTCACCGAGCTCATGGAAGGCAAGGGCCCCATTGGCGGCCCGCATACCCGCACGCTCCCTTGCGACGTAGTCGCTCGCGAATCGTGTGGCGCCAAAGGCACCAACAACGTCGCATCAAAACATCCTCCGGCGCTCGTCTGA